The DNA window CAACGTGCAGAACAGGCGATCCTCGGCCCAGACTTTCGCCCGGGTCAGACGGTTGAAGAGCGTCGACTTGCCGGCGTTGGTGTACCCGACCAGAACGACCCGGAAGAGGTCCTCCCGTCCGCGCCGCTGCACTTCCCGCTCCGAATCGATGCTCTCCAGTTGCTTCTTCAGTTTCTGGATGCGCCGTCCGACCAGCCGCCGGTCGGTCTCCAGCTGCGTTTCGCCGGGGCCGCGGGTGCCGATGCCGCCCTCGTGACGGGTCATGTGCGTCCACTGGCCGGTCAGCCGCGGATAGAGGTACTGGTATTGGGCCAGTTCGACCTGGGTCCGCGCCTCCTTGGTGTGGGCGTGCCGGGCAAAGATTGACAGGATCAGCGTCGGACGGTCGATGACATGGCGGTTGAGCCGCGCGTCGAGATTGCGCATCTGCGCCGGGGAGAGTTCGTCGTCGAAGACGATAAGATTGGCGTTCTGCTCGATCGCCAGAGTCTCGATTTCCGCGAGCTTGCCAGTGCCGACCAGGTGGGCGGCATGCGGACGACCGCGCTGGGTTACCCGTCCGACTTCGATCCCGCCGGCCGATTCCAGCAGCCGCGAGAGTTCGTCCAGCGATTCGGTCATCTGCTCGACCGTCACCGACACACGGCCGAAACCGACCAGAATGGCGCGTTCTTGTCCGAGGGGGCGATTGAAGATGGCGTTCATTCAATATCGGCGGGGATAAGCGGAGTTCCCCGCCCATCCCGTGCGGTTACCGTTTCTCCATGTCCACGGTGACGGAGGCGGCCAGCGGCCGAACTTCGACATAGGTATCTTCGCGGATCTTGGCCAGCCAGTCGCTGACCACTTTGTTGGTCTTGTCCTGCCGGGCGATGTCCTTAATCCGGTCCCAATCGGCAGCGAGATCAAGCGTGCGCTGCTCGCGCCGATCCAACACGCGCAGTATATGCCAGCCGAATCGGGTCTTGACCGGGCCGATGATGTCGCCCGGCTGCGACGTCTCGAGGGCCGCCCGGAACTCGGGGAACATCTCCTCTATCGGGTACCAGCCCAATTCGCCGCAATTCTTGCGTGATTCCTCGTCGGTGGAGTAGGCCTGCGCCAGCGCGCAGAACTGGGCGCTGTCGCGCGCCGCCAGCGCGATCGAATCGGCGCGAGCAAGCACCGCCGCGGTGTCGGCGGCCGTCGGCGCCAACCCGAGAAAGATGTGACGCACATGAACCCGTTCGCGGTCCTTCTCCAGACATTGAATCAGGTGCAGCCCGATGTCGGTGCGCACCACTCCCGAGACCTGCCCGGGGGTCAGCTGGAACGCCGCATCCTCAAACGGGCCGACCAGATCGCCCTTGGCAAGCCAGCCCAGATCGCCGCCGGTGGGCGCGGTCGGGTCTTCCGAGTACTTGCGCGCCGCTTCGGCGAAGTCCAGGCCGCCCTGAATCTCGCCGAGGATCGCCGTCAGCCGCGACCGGACCGCCTCCTGCGAAGCGGGCGTCACCTCGACGGTGAGCAGAATATGCGACAGCTTGATCGCCGCCGGTTGCGCCGGCAGCGAATCGCGAAACTTGTTGTAGAACTCGCGCACTTCGCCGTTGGAGACATTGACCTCGGCCAGTTTGCGCTGGATCAACTTCTGCTTGAGCAATTGGTTTTCGACATCCCGCCGGAACCGGACCCGCAGGTCACGCTCCGAGAGCCCCTCGCGGACCAACGCGGCGCGGAA is part of the bacterium genome and encodes:
- the hflX gene encoding GTPase HflX — protein: MNAIFNRPLGQERAILVGFGRVSVTVEQMTESLDELSRLLESAGGIEVGRVTQRGRPHAAHLVGTGKLAEIETLAIEQNANLIVFDDELSPAQMRNLDARLNRHVIDRPTLILSIFARHAHTKEARTQVELAQYQYLYPRLTGQWTHMTRHEGGIGTRGPGETQLETDRRLVGRRIQKLKKQLESIDSEREVQRRGREDLFRVVLVGYTNAGKSTLFNRLTRAKVWAEDRLFCTLDPTTRILAYGGRRRILLTDTIGFIRKLPALLFAAFRATLNEVAAADLILIVVDYADPYYEHALDEVETSLREIRAERVPRIYVLNKIDRLNGGPVAPFSHDRPSGDVVAISAATGTGVDRLIDVIVGAADRRPDVPVRPRSRTARARVRWDNAAPQ
- a CDS encoding peptidylprolyl isomerase yields the protein MNKSIGIPCLALALAAGMVSTALAQREVLEEPIAIVGDRIILRSEWEAQTTLYAMQAKRDLADPGVRDTIGRMMLEQMINDQLILLVAEKDTTMRIEAREIDAALEDHIADMRRRFDSEEEFRAALVREGLSERDLRVRFRRDVENQLLKQKLIQRKLAEVNVSNGEVREFYNKFRDSLPAQPAAIKLSHILLTVEVTPASQEAVRSRLTAILGEIQGGLDFAEAARKYSEDPTAPTGGDLGWLAKGDLVGPFEDAAFQLTPGQVSGVVRTDIGLHLIQCLEKDRERVHVRHIFLGLAPTAADTAAVLARADSIALAARDSAQFCALAQAYSTDEESRKNCGELGWYPIEEMFPEFRAALETSQPGDIIGPVKTRFGWHILRVLDRREQRTLDLAADWDRIKDIARQDKTNKVVSDWLAKIREDTYVEVRPLAASVTVDMEKR